A DNA window from Centroberyx gerrardi isolate f3 chromosome 3, fCenGer3.hap1.cur.20231027, whole genome shotgun sequence contains the following coding sequences:
- the LOC139929587 gene encoding myosin-9-like, protein MTDADKFLYGDRSGVNNPLAQADWATKKLVWVPSEKLGFEAGSVKEEHGEECVVELTDSGKKVKVNKDDIQKMNPPKFSKVEDMAELTCLNEASVLHNLKDRYYSGLIYTYSGLFCVVINPYKYLPIYSEDIVDMYKGKKRHEMPPHIYAITDTSYRSMMQDREDQSILCTGESGAGKTENTKKVIQYLAHVASSFKSKKDQGSAVLSHGELEKQLLQANPILEAFGNGKTVKNDNSSRFGKFIRINFDVNGYIVGANIETYLLEKSRAIRQAKDERSFHVFYYMLTGAGDKMRSELCLEDYSKYRFLSNGNVTIPGQQDKDMFTETMDAFKIMSIPEEERTGLLKVVSAVLQLGNMSFKKERHSDQASMPDDTAAQKVCHLLGMNVTDFTRAILSPRIKVGRDYVQKAQTQEQAEFAVEALAKASYERMFRWLVMRINKALDKTKRQGASFIGILDIAGFEIFELNSFEQMCINYTNEKLQQLFNHTMFILEQEEYQREGIEWSFIDFGLDLQPCIDLIEKPAGPPGILALLDEECWFPKATDKTFVEKVVQEQGGSPKFQKPKKLKDDVDFCIIHYAGKVDYKADEWLMKNMDPLNECVATLLNQSTDKFIADLWRDMDRIVGLDKVAGMSDSMHGAFKTRKGMFRTVGQLYKEQLGNLMATLRNTNPNFVRCIIPNHEKKAGKLEPHLVLDQLRCNGVLEGIRICRQGFPNRIVFQEFRQRYEILTPNAIPKGFMDGKQACVLMIKALELDPNLFRIGQSKVFFRAGVLAHLEEERDMKITDVIISFQAWCRGYVARKAFAKRQQQLTAMKVIQRNCAAYLKLRNWQWWRLFTKVKPLLQVTRQEEEMFAKEEELVKVKERQLQAEQQLQEFETKQQQLNAEKLALQEQLQAETELCAEAEEMRSRLATRKQELEEILHDLEARVEEEEERVTQLHTERKKMQQNITDLEQQLDEEEGARQKLQLEKVTMDAKMKKIEEDVMVLDDQNNKLNKEKKLLEERISEFTTNLTEEEEKSKSLQKLKNKHEAMITDLEDRLRKEEKQRQELEKNRRKLEGDSTELHDQMADLQAQIAELRAQLAKKEEELLAALARIEEEAAAKNMAQKKIRELEAHISELQEDLELERQARSKAEKHRRDLGEELEALKTELEDTLDSTAAQQELRSKRETEVTQLKKTLDEEAKVHEQQMADMRHKHNQTFDELNEQLEQAKRNKVSVEKAKQALESEWNEVQIELKTLTQGKGDSEHRRKKAEAQVQELQVKHGESERQRQELADKVAKMQTELENVNCLLSEAEGKSIKASKDFSSVESQMQDAQELLQEETRQKLSLSTRLRQMEDEQNNLREMLEEEEESKKNVEKQVYTLQSQLAEMKKKVEQEASSLEGAEESRKRLQREMDAVAQQLEEKTSAYDKMDKTKNRLQQELDDLMVDQDHLRQIVSNLERKQKKFDQMLAEEKTISTQYAEERDRAEAEAREKETRALTLTRELETLADLKDELDRANKLLKAEMEDLVSSKDDVGKSVHELERSKRGMEQQLEEMRVQLEELEDELQATEDAKLRLEVNMQAMKAQFDRDLQARDEQGEERRKQLVKQVREMEVELEDERRQRSQALSSKKKLELDLGELEMQIDAANKGRDEALKQLKKLQAQMKELMRELDELRVSRDEALNEAKENEKKVKTMEADAMQLQEDLATAERVKRQAQTERDELQDEINSLNIKSSLAADEKRRLDSRIAQLEEELEEEQINTEMVNDRLRRTTLQTEQLGTEVAAERSTSQRLEGARSQLDRQNKELKLKLQELEGTVKSKYKSSIAALEAKIAQLEEQLDIESKERQQASRLARRTEKKLKEALLQIDDERRNTEQHKDQADKLNTRMRQLKRQLEEAEEEVTRANAYRRKLQRELEDATESADAMNREVSSLKSKLRRGDLPFNMRRVLTRTGLDSDEDADLQTEASEPTPE, encoded by the exons ATGACGGACGCAGACAAGTTCCTGTACGGGGACCGCAGCGGGGTGAACAACCCTCTGGCCCAGGCCGACTGGGCCACCAAGAAGCTGGTGTGGGTCCCCTCGGAGAAGTTGGGCTTCGAGGCCGGCTCCGTCAAGGAGGAGCATGGGGAGGAGTGTGTGGTGGAGCTGACCGACTCTGGCAAGAAG GTGAAGGTCAACAAGGACGACATCCAGAAGATGAACCCGCCCAAGTTCAGCAAGGTGGAGGACATGGCCGAGCTCACCTGCCTGAATGAGGCCTCGGTGCTGCACAACCTCAAGGACCGCTACTACTCCGGCCTCATCTAT ACATACTCGGGTCTGTTCTGCGTGGTGATCAACCCGTACAAGTACCTGCCCATCTACAGCGAGGACATAGTGGACATGTACAAGGGCAAGAAGAGGCACGAGATGCCCCCCCACATCTACGCCATCACAGACACATCCTACAGGAGCATGATGCAGG ATCGTGAGGACCAGTCCATCCTTTGCAC AGGGGAGTCAGGAGCAGGGAAGACAGAAAACACGAAGAAAGTCATCCAGTATCTGGCCCACGTTGCCTCATCTTTCAAGTCCAAGAAAGATCAG GGCAGTGCAGTACTGTCACAT GGGGAACTGGAGAAACAGCTGCTGCAGGCGAACCCAATCCTGGAAGCCTTCGGCAACGGCAAGACCGTCAAGAACGACAACTCCTCCCGATTC GGAAAATTCATCAGGATCAACTTTGATGTCAATGGATACATTGTCGGAGCCAACATTGAAACTT ATCTGCTGGAGAAGTCTCGAGCCATTAGACAAGCTAAAGACGAGAGGAGCTTCCATGTCTTCTACTACATGCTGACAGGAGCAGGGGACAAGATGCGCT CTGAGCTGTGTCTGGAAGACTACAGCAAGTACCGTTTCCTGTCCAACGGCAACGTGACGATCCCCGGCCAGCAGGACAAGGACATGTTCACTGAGACCATGGATGCCTTCAAGATCATGAGCATCCCAGAAGAGGAAAGAACTG GTCTGTTGAAGGTGGTGTCGGCCGTGCTGCAGCTGGGCAATATGAGCTTCAAGAAGGAGCGTCACTCTGACCAGGCCTCCATGCCTGATGACACCg CTGCCCAGAAAGTGTGTCATCTGCTGGGGATGAATGTGACTGACTTCACACGAGCCATCCTGTCCCCCAGAATCAAG GTTGGCAGGGACTACGTCCAGAAGGCCCAGACCCAGGAGCAGGCCGAGTTTGCTGTTGAGGCGCTGGCCAAAGCCTCTTACGAGAGGATGTTCCGTTGGCTGGTCATGAGGATCAACAAGGCCTTGGACAAGACCAAGAGACAGGGAGCCTCCTTCATTGGCATCCTAGATATCGCTGGATTTGAGATCTTTGAG tTGAACTCATTTGAGCAGATGTGCATCAACTACACCAACgagaagctgcagcagctcttCAACCACACCATGTTCATCCTGGAGCAGGAGGAGTACCAGAGGGAGGGCATCGAGTGGAGCTTCATCGACTTCGGCCTCGACCTGCAGCCCTGCATCGACCTTATTGAGAAACCT gCCGGACCTCCAGGCATCTTGGCCCTGCTGGATGAGGAGTGCTGGTTCCCCAAGGCCACCGACAAGACCTTTGTGGAGAAGGTGGTTCAGGAGCAGGGCGGCAGCCCCAAGTTCCAAAAGCCCAAGAAACTCAAGGATGACGTTGATTTCTGCATTATCCACTATGCTGGAAAG GTGGACTACAAGGCCGATGAGTGGCTGATGAAAAACATGGATCCTCTGAATGAGTGTGTGGCCACTTTGCTCAACCAGTCTACAGATAAATTTATTGCTGACCTGTGGAGAGACA TGGACCGTATTGTTGGCCTGGACAAGGTGGCAGGAATGTCGGACTCCATGCACGGCGCATTCAAAACCCGCAAAGGCATGTTCCGCACTGTGGGCCAGCTGTACAAGGAGCAGCTGGGTAACCTCATGGCCACGCTCAGGAATACCAACCCTAACTTTGTCCGCTGCATCATCCCCAACCACGAGAAGAAG gCTGGTAAACTGGAGCCTCATCTGGTTCTGGACCAGCTGAGGTGTAACGGAGTCCTAGAGGGGATCCGCATCTGTAGACAGGGCTTCCCCAACCGCATCGTCTTCCAGGAGTTCAGACAGAG gtaTGAGATCCTCACTCCAAATGCCATTCCCAAAGGCTTTATGGATGGCAAGCAAGCCTGTGTGCTCATG ATCAAAGCCTTGGAGCTGGACCCCAACCTGTTCCGCATCGGTCAGAGTAAAGTGTTCTTCAGAGCCGGGGTCCTGGcccacctggaggaggagagggacatGAAGATCACTGACGTCATCATCAGCTTCCAGGCCTGGTGCAGGGGATACGTGGCCCGCAA AGCCTTTGCcaagaggcagcagcagctgacaGCCATGAAGGTTATCCAGAGGAACTGCGCCGCCTACCTCAAACTCAGGAACTGGCAGTGGTGGAGGCTCTTCACCAAG GTGAAGCCCCTGCTGCAGGTAaccaggcaggaggaggagatgttTGCCAAAGAGGAAGAGCTGGTCAAGGTGAAGGAGAGACAGCTGCAGGctgagcagcagctccaggagTTTGAGACCAAGCAACAGCAG CTGAACGCTGAGAAGTTGGCCCTCCAGGAGCAGCTCCAGGCGGAGACGGAGCTGTGTGCGGAGGCCGAGGAGATGAGATCCCGCCTGGCCACCAGgaagcaggagctggaggagatccTCCATGACTTGGAGGCCcgcgtggaggaggaggaggagagggtcaCCCAGCTGCACACTGAGAGGAAGAAAATGCAACAGAACATCACG GacctggagcagcagctggatgaggaggagggagccagACAGAAGCTTCAGCTGGAGAAGGTCACCATGGACGCCAAGATGAAGAAGATAGAGGAGGATGTCATGGTGCTGGACGACCAGAACAACAAGCTCAACAAG GAGAagaagctgctggaggagaggatcTCCGAGTTTACCACCAActtgacagaggaggaagagaagtcTAAGAGCTTGCAGAAGCTCAAGAATAAACACGAAGCCATGATCACCGATTTAGAGG ATCGTctaagaaaggaggagaagcagcGTCAGGAGCTGGAGAAGAACCGTCGTAAGCTGGAGGGAGACTCCACCGAGCTCCATGACCAGATGGCAGACCTGCAGGCCCAGATCGCCGAGCTCCGAGCCCAGCTGGccaagaaggaggaggagctgcttgCTGCACTGGCCAG gatagaggaggaggctgcGGCCAAGAACATGGCCCAGAAGAAGATCAGGGAGCTGGAGGCCCACATCTCCGAGCTGCAGGAGGACctggagctggagagacagGCCCGCTCCAAGGCCGAGAAGCACCGCAGGGACCtgggagaggagctggaggcccTGAAGACTGAGCTGGAGGACACGCTGGACTCCACCGCAGCACAGCAGGAGCTCAG GAGCAAGCGTGAGACGGAGGTTACCCAGCTTAAGAAGACGCTGGATGAAGAGGCCAAGGTCCACGAACAGCAGATGGCTGAcatgagacacaaacacaaccagACCTTTGACGAGCTCAATGAACAGCTGGAACAGGCCAAGAGG AACAAGGTGTCGGTGGAGAAAGCCAAGCAGGCCCTGGAGAGCGAATGGAACGAGGTGCAGATCGAGCTGAAGACCCTGACACAAGGTAAAGGAGACTCTGAACACCGTCGGAAGAAGGCAGAGGCTCAAGTTCAAGAACTCCAGGTCAAACACGGAGAGAGTGAACGACAGAGGCAGGAGCTGGCCGACAAGGTGGCCAAGATGCAG ACGGAGCTAGAAAATGTAAACTGCCTCCTAAGTGAAGCGGAGGGCAAGAGCATCAAGGCCAGCAAGGACTTCTCTTCTGTGGAGTCTCAGATGCAGGATGCACAG GAGCTGCTCCAGGAGGAGACCCGTCAgaagctctccctctccacccgcCTGAGGCAGATGGAGGACGAGCAGAACAACCTGCGGGAGatgctggaggaagaggaggagagcaagaaGAATGTGGAGAAGCAGGTCTACACCCTCCAATCCCAG CTGgcagagatgaagaagaaagtgGAGCAGGAGGCCTCGTCCCTGGAGGGTGCGGAGGAGAGCCGCAAGCGTCTCCAGCGGGAGATGGACGCCGTGGcccagcagctggaggagaagacCTCAGCCTACGACAAAATGGATAAGACAAAGAACCGATTACAGCAGGAGCTGGACGACCTCATGGTGGACCAGGACCATCTGAGGCAGATCGTCTCCAACCTGGAGCGGAAGCAGAAGAAGTTTGACCAG ATGCTGGCTGAGGAGAAGACCATTTCCACCCAGTATGCTGAGGAGCGTGACCGGGCCGAGGCTGAGGCCAGGGAGAAGGAAACGCGTGCCCTGACACTGACCCGTGAACTGGAAACCCTGGCAGACCTGAAGGACGAGCTGGACCGGGCCAATAAGCTGCTCAAGGCCGAGATGGAAGACTTGGTCTCCTCCAAGGACGATGTTGGCAAGAGT GTCCATGAACTGGAGAGGTCGAAGCGTGGCatggagcagcagctggaggagatgagagtccaactggaggagctggaggacgaGCTGCAGGCCACGGAGGACGCCAAGCTGCGTCTGGAGGTCAACATGCAGGCCATGAAGGCCCAGTTTGACCGGGACCTGCAGGCCAGAgatgagcagggagaggagaggaggaaacagcTGGTCAAACAG GTGCGTGAGATGGAGGTGGAGCTGGAAGACGAGCGCAGGCAGCGCTCCCAGGCCCTGTCGTCCAAGAAGAAACTGGAGCTGGACCTAGGAGAGCTTGAGATGCAGATAGACGCTGCCAACAAGGGCCGTGATGAGGCCCTCAAACAGCTGAAGAAACtgcag GCCCAGATGAAAGAGCTGATGAGAGAGCTGGATGAGCTGCGTGTGTCCAGGGACGAGGCTCTCAACGAGGCCAAGGAGAATGAGAAGAAGGTCAAGACCATGGAGGCAGACGCCATGCAGCTCCAGGAG GACCTGGCCACtgcagagagagtgaagagacaGGCCCAGACCGAGAGAGATGAGCTCCAGGATGAGATTAACAGCCTCAACATCAAGAG CTCTCTGGCGGCAGATGAGAAGAGGAGGCTGGATTCTCGTATcgcccagctggaggaggagctggaggaggagcagatcAACACCGAGATGGTCAACGACCGCCTGAGGAGAACCACACTGCAG ACTGAGCAGTTGGGGACAGAGGTGGCTGCAGAGCGTAGTACCTCTCAGCGACTGGAGGGGGCGCGCTCCCAGCTGGACCGCCAGAACAAGGAGCTGAAGTTGAAGCTGCAGGAGCTTGAGGGAACCGTCAAGTCCAAGTACAAATCCTCTATCGCCGCCCTGGAGGCTAAGATAGCTCAGCTGGAAGAGCAGCTGGACATCGAGTCGAA GGAGCGGCAGCAGGCGTCCAGGCTGGCCAGGCGGACGGAGAAGAAGCTGAAGGAGGCGCTGCTGCAGATCGATGATGAGCGGCGCAACACGGAGCAGCACAAAGACCAG GCAGACAAGCTGAACACCCGAATGCGCCAGCTGAAGCGTCagctggaggaggctgaggaggaggtaACGAGAGCCAACGCCTATCGCAGGAAGCTGCAGAGGGAGCTGGAAGACGCCACCGAGTCGGCGGACGCCATGAACCGCGAAGTCAGCAGCCTGAAGAGCAAGCTCAG acGTGGGGACTTGCCTTTCAACATGCGGCGTGTCCTCACCCGCACCGGCCTGGACAGTGACGAGGACGCGGACTTGCAGACCGAGGCGTCCGAACCCACGCCCGAGTGA